In the Gemmatimonas sp. genome, ACCAGGCCGACGGAATTCACCCGAATCCAGAAGGTTCGAAGCGAGTAGCCGACACGGTATGGCGCGGCTTGTCACCGCTGCTGGCGAAGGTGGCGGGCCGCTGACGGCTCTGCCCAACTGTAGTGATTTCTCAAGCAGGTCAGGACCATGCGTTCCATACTGGTTTTGCTGGAAGACATCGTGCGGTTGGAGTTCGGCCCCGGGGAGCTGGCGTCGGTGCGCGCCGTGGCCTCCGCGCACGTCAGTGACGCGGTTTCCGGAACGGGATCGGCGGTGCGCGTCACGGCCTTCGTGCGCGCCCTGTGTCAGGTGCGCCGTCGGCCCCTGCCCGAGGTGTACGCGTTTGTTGGTTTGAAGCTCGCCCAGTCGGTCGTCACGGATTTTCCGATGGTGACGCGCGACCGGCAGTCCACGCGACTGGTGCTGCTGCAGATCAACCAGTTGGCGCCGGCCGTGTTGGATGCCCTGGTGCCAGGGGTGGAGGTGCCGGCGTTCGATGTGGAATTGATCGACGCCGAGTCGGTGCGGGTGAGTTTCACCGGTACACCCGAAATGGCGTCGCTGCTGGAGGGCGCCGTCCGCGGGTTGGGCCAGCATTTCGGTGAGCGGGTGGAGCCGACGCGCGCGAGTCCTCCGTCCTACGCGCCGAATCGGCGCTTGATTGACATCAAGATCACGCCGGATCGCCGCACTGAGGATGCTCCCTCTCCAACGGGTGTCGATCGACGGAAGTTCTTCTCGTTCTAGCCAGCGGCCGAACCGTGATGGGTCCCTTCCGGTGATGAGACCGTCTGGTTACTTTTCGAGGCTGTGCGGTTTTGGCTCGTCGGTGCTTTGCCGGCTGGTGGGTTTGAGCGGCGCGGTATTCCAGCTGGTCTCCTGCGGGGGTTTGCCCCCGATGTCCCCTGTTCGAAGGTGTCGTTCGCATGGCCTTTTCTGCGACCCAGATCCGACGTGGCATGGTCCTCGTGTTCGAGGGCGATCCGTGCCGAGTCGTCGAGTTCCGTCACCACACGCCGGGAAACCTGCGCGCCATGGTACAGGCGAAGCTGAAGAACTTGCGGACGGGTTCGAACTTCGAGCATCGGTTCCGCGCCGCGGACACGATCGTGAAGGCGGACATGGAAACGCAGGAACTGGAGTTCATGTACCAGGGCGGCGACGTGTTTCATTTCATGAACATCGCGAACTACGATCAGATCGAGATGGATGAAGAGGCACTGGGCGATTCGGCGCCGTGGATGCAGCCGGGTATGAAGATCCTGGCCGAGTACTACAACGGCCGTCCGATCGGCATTGAACTGCCGAACTCGCTGATCTTCGAGATCGTCGAAACCGCACCGGTGGTGCGTGGCGCCACCAAAACGGCGTCGTCCAAGCCGGCGAAGCTGTCGAACGGCGTGACGGTGAACGTGCCGGAATTCGTGGAAGAGGGCACGCGCGTCCGCGTGAACCCGACGACGGGCGAGTACCTGGAGCGCGCGAAGGACTGAGCGTTGGTACCGATGAAGAAAGTCGGGGTCAAGTATGGCTGCCCCGCTTGCAATCGGCCTTTCGTCTGGTTACAGTTTGCGTCTCCCGTCGGTTGTCATCCTTGGTGATGCCTGAGGGGATGCTGGCTTCGAACGTGAGGAGTGAAGGCACACGCGTTCGACGATGGTGGCCGTAGCTCAATTGGTTAGAGCACCGGATTGTGATTCCGGGGGTTGCGGGTTCAATTCCCGTCGGTCACCCTGGTCGCACTGCAAGCGCCAGTGAGACGCGGCGCTTCAGGAGGTCCGTAGCTCAATTGGTAGAGCACCGGTCTCCAAAACCGGCGGTTGGGGGTTCGATTCCCTCCGGGCCTGTCAAAGAGTAGGAAGTACGGGGTAGGGAGTAGGGCGGGTGCCGCGAGGCGCTCGGAACGAAGAGTGATCGCGAACAGCGATCACGACAGGAAATAGCATCACCGCCGTCGGCAGGTCGCCTTCGGGGACTGCCGACGGCGGTATCGTCTAGGGGACTAGGACACAGCCCTCTCAAGGCTGGAACACGGGTTCGAATCCCGTTACCGCTACTGAAGGTGCTGTTGCACGACGCAGGCTGCAGGAACGCACGACGTAGACTCTGGCTCCATCGTCTATCGGTTAGGACACGACCCTTTCAAGGTTGAGAGACGGGTTCGATTCCCGTTGGAGCTATCAGCTCCCCCTGGAGCTGGCTGATGCAGGTGCAGGATGTTGTTGGGGGCGTAGCTCAGTTTGGTTAGAGCACTCGACTGTCACTCGAGAGGTCGCGGGTTCGAGCCCCGTCGCTCCCGTTGTTCCGCGGATGTTTGGGATGCAGGTGCTGGTGGAGTTTCCGCGAACACAGATGCAGTGCTGCAGGTGTTGTACGCCCTCGTGGTGGAATTGGTAGACACGCTACTTTGAGGTGGTAGTGCTTAACGGCGTCGCGGTTCGAGTCCGCGCGAGGGCACTGTTTACCGTTGGATAGCAGGACACGGCACCTCACCGTGAGATCGAACGCCACAGTAGCTCAGTGGTAGAGCACCCGATTCGTAATCGGGCGGTCATCGGTTCAATCCCGATCTGTGGCTCTGGTTGGTTCAGAGCAGATTCATAGCAGCAACATCGAAGCGGCCTCCGATCACTCGGGGGCCGTTTTGCGTTGGCGTGCGTATTGGCACCATTGGCACAGCTGTGCACACGCGCTCGACCGTGCACATTCCCGACATGGCCACTCCGTCGACGCATTCGCCCTCGAACGCCCCCGTCAATCCCGCGGAGCAGGGCTCGCGCTATCGCTATCTCGTGCTCGCGATGCTCGTGCTTGCCTACACGTTCAACTTTCTCGATCGCCAGATCCTCGGCATCCTCAAGGAGCCGATCAAGCAGGAGCTCGGACTCACCGACACGCAGCTCGGGCTGATGGGTGGGCTTGCCTTTGCGATGCTCTACTCCACG is a window encoding:
- a CDS encoding heme NO-binding domain-containing protein, which gives rise to MRSILVLLEDIVRLEFGPGELASVRAVASAHVSDAVSGTGSAVRVTAFVRALCQVRRRPLPEVYAFVGLKLAQSVVTDFPMVTRDRQSTRLVLLQINQLAPAVLDALVPGVEVPAFDVELIDAESVRVSFTGTPEMASLLEGAVRGLGQHFGERVEPTRASPPSYAPNRRLIDIKITPDRRTEDAPSPTGVDRRKFFSF
- the efp gene encoding elongation factor P, translated to MAFSATQIRRGMVLVFEGDPCRVVEFRHHTPGNLRAMVQAKLKNLRTGSNFEHRFRAADTIVKADMETQELEFMYQGGDVFHFMNIANYDQIEMDEEALGDSAPWMQPGMKILAEYYNGRPIGIELPNSLIFEIVETAPVVRGATKTASSKPAKLSNGVTVNVPEFVEEGTRVRVNPTTGEYLERAKD